From Astatotilapia calliptera chromosome 19, fAstCal1.2, whole genome shotgun sequence, a single genomic window includes:
- the dio3a gene encoding iodothyronine deiodinase 3a, whose protein sequence is MNTLKTIKNAIVCLVLLPRFLVAAVMFWLLDFLCIRKRVFFRMKEQEGDAIDPPLCISDSNRLFSLESLKAVWHGHKLDFLKAAHLGQVAPNTEVVQLEDQRRSRILDYAQDKRPLILNFGSCTUPPFMARLKAFQEVVRENADIADSLVVYIEEAHPSDGWMSTDAPYQIPKHRCLEDRLNAAQLMHLEVPGSLVVVDSMENSSNAAYGAYFDRLYILQEGKIVYQGGRGPEGYRISELRDWLNRYRDGLDRSNNQVIHV, encoded by the coding sequence ATGAATACtcttaaaactattaaaaatgcAATAGTTTGTTTAGTCCTGTTGCCTCGTTTTTTGGTGGCAGCTGTCATGTTTTGGCTGCTTGACTTTTTATGCATAAGAAAAAGAGTGTTCTTCAGGATGAAGGAGCAGGAGGGCGATGCCATTGATCCTCCTCTGTGCATATCGGACTCCAATCGGCTCTTCAGCCTTGAGTCCCTTAAGGCAGTCTGGCACGGACACAAACTGGACTTCCTGAAAGCAGCGCATCTTGGACAGGTAGCGCCCAACACCGAAGTTGTCCAGCTGGAGGATCAGCGGCGCAGCCGTATCCTCGACTACGCACAGGACAAGAGACCGCTTATCCTCAATTTTGGCAGCTGCACCTGACCACCGTTCATGGCACGTCTGAAGGCTTTCCAGGAGGTTGTGAGGGAGAATGCAGACATAGCAGACTCTTTAGTTGTATACATCGAGGAAGCACACCCCTCCGACGGCTGGATGAGCACCGACGCGCCATATCAGATCCCCAAACACCGGTGTCTGGAGGACAGGCTGAACGCTGCGCAGCTGATGCATCTGGAAGTGCCCGGCAGCCTGGTCGTGGTTGACAGCATGGAAAACTCCTCCAACGCTGCATACGGAGCTTATTTTGACAGACTTTATATCCTGCAGGAGGGAAAGATAGTTTACCAGGGtggtagaggacctgagggGTATCGGATCTCAGAGCTCAGAGACTGGCTGAATCGATATAGAGACGGGCTGGACAGATCCAATAACCAAGTTATACACGTGTAG